From Carassius auratus strain Wakin chromosome 22, ASM336829v1, whole genome shotgun sequence, a single genomic window includes:
- the LOC113040049 gene encoding BTB/POZ domain-containing protein 2-like isoform X4 — translation MRCCVCLFTQSLECSPSKMAAGESNSRSSCLNLSNSGPLGNAPPSNSAHSSPASNGGVVVAAGGMNRGAGNANPRTGPENGGGGAESAVRSTPSAHNPPRQSVCPSGATSGAASNMTATPSSSSTSSSSSSASSDASAAVASLPSSPASVLVYREPVYNWQATKSTVKERFLYSDEVQIGPETVMTTLYSAKKYAVPALEAHCVEFLKKNLRADNAFMLLTQARLFDEPQLASLCLENIDKNTADALAAEGFTDVDLDTLVAVLERDTLGLREVRLFGAAVRWAEAEAQRQQLQPTPENKRRVLGKALSLIRFPLMTIEEFAAGPAQSGILTDREVVSLFLHFTVNPKPHVEFIDRPRCCLRGKECSITRFSQVESRWGYSGTSDRIRFSVNRRIFVVGFGLYGSIHGPTDYQVNIQIIHTDSNTVLGQNDTGFSCDGTASTFRVMFKEPVEILPSVNYIACATLKGPDSHYGTKGMRKVTHEAPATGTKTCFTFCYAAGNNNGTSVEDGQIPEVIFYT, via the exons ATGCgctgttgtgtttgtttattcacGCAGAGCCTGGAGTGTTCACCATCCAAGATGGCTGCGGGGGAAAGCAACAGCCGATCCTCATGCCTAAACTTGTCTAATTCGGGGCCTCTTGGCAATGCACCACCGAGCAACAGCGCCCATTCGTCACCCGCCAGCAACGGGGGAGTCGTGGTCGCGGCCGGGGGAATGAACCGGGGCGCGGGGAACGCGAACCCCCGGACAGGCCCGGAGAACGGCGGAGGAGGCGCCGAGTCCGCGGTGAGGAGCACGCCGAGCGCGCACAACCCTCCGCGGCAGTCGGTCTGTCCAAGCGGAGCGACTTCGGGCGCTGCGTCAAACATGACGGCGACTCCATCATCATCTTCAACCTCCTCTTCGTCTTCCTCCGCGTCCTCCGACGCGTCCGCCGCCGTCGCCTCGCTTCCCAGCAGCCCGGCTTCAGTTTTGGTTTATCGAGAGCCGGTCTACAACTGGCAAGCGACAAAAAGTACAGTGAAAGAAAg ATTTTTATACTCCGATGAAGTGCAAATTGGACCGGAGACCGTTATGACCACGCTTTACTCAGCCAAAAAGTACGCAGTACCTGCGCTCGAAGCCCACTGCGTCGAATTCTTAAAGAAAAACCTACGCGCTGACAATGCGTTCATGTTGCTTACCCAG GCACGGCTTTTTGACGAGCCCCAGCTGGCTAGTCTCTGTTTAGAAAATATCGACAAGAACACCGCTGATGCGCTAGCCGCCGAGGGCTTCACAGATGTCGACCTCG ACACCCTTGTGGCAGTCCTGGAGAGAGACACGCTGGGGCTACGGGAAGTGCGTCTCTTCGGGGCTGCGGTTCGTTGGGCGGAAGCTGAGGCCCAAAGGCAACAGTTACAGCCAACACCAGAGAACAAGCGCAGAGTGTTGGGAAAAGCACTTTCCCTTATTCGGTTCCCGCTTATGACTATTGAAGAGTTTGCGGCAG GTCCGGCTCAGTCTGGAATACTCACAGACCGCGAGGTGGTCAGTCTGTTTCTGCATTTTACCGTCAATCCAAAACCACACGTGGAGTTTATTGACCGGCCTCGCTGCTGCCTCCGGGGGAAAGAGTGCAGTATCACACGTTTCAGTCAGGTGGAGAGTCGCTGGGGCTACAGCGGAACCAGTGACCGCATACG GTTTTCTGTGAACCGCAGAATATTTGTGGTGGGATTTGGGCTCTATGGGTCAATACATGGTCCAACTGACTATCAGGTCAACATCCAG ATAATACATACAGACAGCAATACAGTTCTCGGTCAGAATGATACAGGCTTTAGCTGCGATGGAACGGCCAGTACTTTCCGAGTCATGTTCAAGGAGCCTGTGGAAATTCTTCCCAGTGTCAACTACATTGCCTGCGCCACCCTCAAG GGGCCAGACTCTCATTATGGGACCAAAGGGATGCGTAAAGTCACCCATGAAGCCCCTGCTACTGGTACCAAGACCTGCTTTACATTCTGCTACGCTGCAGGCAATAACAATGGCACTTCTGTAGAGGATGGACAAATCCCAGAGGTCATCTTCTACACATAA
- the LOC113040049 gene encoding BTB/POZ domain-containing protein 2-like isoform X3 translates to MRCCVCLFTQSLECSPSKMAAGESNSRSSCLNLSNSGPLGNAPPSNSAHSSPASNGGVVVAAGGMNRGAGNANPRTGPENGGGGAESAVRSTPSAHNPPRQSVCPSGATSGAASNMTATPSSSSTSSSSSSASSDASAAVASLPSSPASVLVYREPVYNWQATKSTVKERFAFLFNNEVLSDVHFLVGKGMGVQRIPAHRFLYSDEVQIGPETVMTTLYSAKKYAVPALEAHCVEFLKKNLRADNAFMLLTQARLFDEPQLASLCLENIDKNTADALAAEGFTDVDLDTLVAVLERDTLGLREVRLFGAAVRWAEAEAQRQQLQPTPENKRRVLGKALSLIRFPLMTIEEFAAGPAQSGILTDREVVSLFLHFTVNPKPHVEFIDRPRCCLRGKECSITRFSQVESRWGYSGTSDRIRFSVNRRIFVVGFGLYGSIHGPTDYQVNIQIIHTDSNTVLGQNDTGFSCDGTASTFRVMFKEPVEILPSVNYIACATLKGPDSHYGTKGMRKVTHEAPATGTKTCFTFCYAAGNNNGTSVEDGQIPEVIFYT, encoded by the exons ATGCgctgttgtgtttgtttattcacGCAGAGCCTGGAGTGTTCACCATCCAAGATGGCTGCGGGGGAAAGCAACAGCCGATCCTCATGCCTAAACTTGTCTAATTCGGGGCCTCTTGGCAATGCACCACCGAGCAACAGCGCCCATTCGTCACCCGCCAGCAACGGGGGAGTCGTGGTCGCGGCCGGGGGAATGAACCGGGGCGCGGGGAACGCGAACCCCCGGACAGGCCCGGAGAACGGCGGAGGAGGCGCCGAGTCCGCGGTGAGGAGCACGCCGAGCGCGCACAACCCTCCGCGGCAGTCGGTCTGTCCAAGCGGAGCGACTTCGGGCGCTGCGTCAAACATGACGGCGACTCCATCATCATCTTCAACCTCCTCTTCGTCTTCCTCCGCGTCCTCCGACGCGTCCGCCGCCGTCGCCTCGCTTCCCAGCAGCCCGGCTTCAGTTTTGGTTTATCGAGAGCCGGTCTACAACTGGCAAGCGACAAAAAGTACAGTGAAAGAAAggtttgcatttttgtttaacaACGAAGTGCTAAGTGACGTCCATTTTTTGGTTGGGAAGGGGATGGGAGTGCAGCGCATTCCAGCGCACAG ATTTTTATACTCCGATGAAGTGCAAATTGGACCGGAGACCGTTATGACCACGCTTTACTCAGCCAAAAAGTACGCAGTACCTGCGCTCGAAGCCCACTGCGTCGAATTCTTAAAGAAAAACCTACGCGCTGACAATGCGTTCATGTTGCTTACCCAG GCACGGCTTTTTGACGAGCCCCAGCTGGCTAGTCTCTGTTTAGAAAATATCGACAAGAACACCGCTGATGCGCTAGCCGCCGAGGGCTTCACAGATGTCGACCTCG ACACCCTTGTGGCAGTCCTGGAGAGAGACACGCTGGGGCTACGGGAAGTGCGTCTCTTCGGGGCTGCGGTTCGTTGGGCGGAAGCTGAGGCCCAAAGGCAACAGTTACAGCCAACACCAGAGAACAAGCGCAGAGTGTTGGGAAAAGCACTTTCCCTTATTCGGTTCCCGCTTATGACTATTGAAGAGTTTGCGGCAG GTCCGGCTCAGTCTGGAATACTCACAGACCGCGAGGTGGTCAGTCTGTTTCTGCATTTTACCGTCAATCCAAAACCACACGTGGAGTTTATTGACCGGCCTCGCTGCTGCCTCCGGGGGAAAGAGTGCAGTATCACACGTTTCAGTCAGGTGGAGAGTCGCTGGGGCTACAGCGGAACCAGTGACCGCATACG GTTTTCTGTGAACCGCAGAATATTTGTGGTGGGATTTGGGCTCTATGGGTCAATACATGGTCCAACTGACTATCAGGTCAACATCCAG ATAATACATACAGACAGCAATACAGTTCTCGGTCAGAATGATACAGGCTTTAGCTGCGATGGAACGGCCAGTACTTTCCGAGTCATGTTCAAGGAGCCTGTGGAAATTCTTCCCAGTGTCAACTACATTGCCTGCGCCACCCTCAAG GGGCCAGACTCTCATTATGGGACCAAAGGGATGCGTAAAGTCACCCATGAAGCCCCTGCTACTGGTACCAAGACCTGCTTTACATTCTGCTACGCTGCAGGCAATAACAATGGCACTTCTGTAGAGGATGGACAAATCCCAGAGGTCATCTTCTACACATAA
- the LOC113040049 gene encoding BTB/POZ domain-containing protein 2-like isoform X1 — MRCCVCLFTQSLECSPSKMAAGESNSRSSCLNLSNSGPLGNAPPSNSAHSSPASNGGVVVAAGGMNRGAGNANPRTGPENGGGGAESAVRSTPSAHNPPRQSVCPSGATSGAASNMTATPSSSSTSSSSSSASSDASAAVASLPSSPASVLVYREPVYNWQATKSTVKERFAFLFNNEVLSDVHFLVGKGMGVQRIPAHRFALAVGSAVFDAMFNGGMATTSTEIELPDVEPAAFLALLKFLYSDEVQIGPETVMTTLYSAKKYAVPALEAHCVEFLKKNLRADNAFMLLTQARLFDEPQLASLCLENIDKNTADALAAEGFTDVDLDTLVAVLERDTLGLREVRLFGAAVRWAEAEAQRQQLQPTPENKRRVLGKALSLIRFPLMTIEEFAAGPAQSGILTDREVVSLFLHFTVNPKPHVEFIDRPRCCLRGKECSITRFSQVESRWGYSGTSDRIRFSVNRRIFVVGFGLYGSIHGPTDYQVNIQIIHTDSNTVLGQNDTGFSCDGTASTFRVMFKEPVEILPSVNYIACATLKGPDSHYGTKGMRKVTHEAPATGTKTCFTFCYAAGNNNGTSVEDGQIPEVIFYT, encoded by the exons ATGCgctgttgtgtttgtttattcacGCAGAGCCTGGAGTGTTCACCATCCAAGATGGCTGCGGGGGAAAGCAACAGCCGATCCTCATGCCTAAACTTGTCTAATTCGGGGCCTCTTGGCAATGCACCACCGAGCAACAGCGCCCATTCGTCACCCGCCAGCAACGGGGGAGTCGTGGTCGCGGCCGGGGGAATGAACCGGGGCGCGGGGAACGCGAACCCCCGGACAGGCCCGGAGAACGGCGGAGGAGGCGCCGAGTCCGCGGTGAGGAGCACGCCGAGCGCGCACAACCCTCCGCGGCAGTCGGTCTGTCCAAGCGGAGCGACTTCGGGCGCTGCGTCAAACATGACGGCGACTCCATCATCATCTTCAACCTCCTCTTCGTCTTCCTCCGCGTCCTCCGACGCGTCCGCCGCCGTCGCCTCGCTTCCCAGCAGCCCGGCTTCAGTTTTGGTTTATCGAGAGCCGGTCTACAACTGGCAAGCGACAAAAAGTACAGTGAAAGAAAggtttgcatttttgtttaacaACGAAGTGCTAAGTGACGTCCATTTTTTGGTTGGGAAGGGGATGGGAGTGCAGCGCATTCCAGCGCACAG ATTTGCTCTCGCGGTGGGAAGTGCTGTGTTTGATGCCATGTTCAACGGTGGCATGGCTACAACGTCGACCGAAATTGAGCTGCCAGATGTGGAACCGGCTGCATTTCTAGCCCTTCTCAA ATTTTTATACTCCGATGAAGTGCAAATTGGACCGGAGACCGTTATGACCACGCTTTACTCAGCCAAAAAGTACGCAGTACCTGCGCTCGAAGCCCACTGCGTCGAATTCTTAAAGAAAAACCTACGCGCTGACAATGCGTTCATGTTGCTTACCCAG GCACGGCTTTTTGACGAGCCCCAGCTGGCTAGTCTCTGTTTAGAAAATATCGACAAGAACACCGCTGATGCGCTAGCCGCCGAGGGCTTCACAGATGTCGACCTCG ACACCCTTGTGGCAGTCCTGGAGAGAGACACGCTGGGGCTACGGGAAGTGCGTCTCTTCGGGGCTGCGGTTCGTTGGGCGGAAGCTGAGGCCCAAAGGCAACAGTTACAGCCAACACCAGAGAACAAGCGCAGAGTGTTGGGAAAAGCACTTTCCCTTATTCGGTTCCCGCTTATGACTATTGAAGAGTTTGCGGCAG GTCCGGCTCAGTCTGGAATACTCACAGACCGCGAGGTGGTCAGTCTGTTTCTGCATTTTACCGTCAATCCAAAACCACACGTGGAGTTTATTGACCGGCCTCGCTGCTGCCTCCGGGGGAAAGAGTGCAGTATCACACGTTTCAGTCAGGTGGAGAGTCGCTGGGGCTACAGCGGAACCAGTGACCGCATACG GTTTTCTGTGAACCGCAGAATATTTGTGGTGGGATTTGGGCTCTATGGGTCAATACATGGTCCAACTGACTATCAGGTCAACATCCAG ATAATACATACAGACAGCAATACAGTTCTCGGTCAGAATGATACAGGCTTTAGCTGCGATGGAACGGCCAGTACTTTCCGAGTCATGTTCAAGGAGCCTGTGGAAATTCTTCCCAGTGTCAACTACATTGCCTGCGCCACCCTCAAG GGGCCAGACTCTCATTATGGGACCAAAGGGATGCGTAAAGTCACCCATGAAGCCCCTGCTACTGGTACCAAGACCTGCTTTACATTCTGCTACGCTGCAGGCAATAACAATGGCACTTCTGTAGAGGATGGACAAATCCCAGAGGTCATCTTCTACACATAA
- the LOC113040049 gene encoding BTB/POZ domain-containing protein 2-like isoform X2, whose translation MRCCVCLFTQSLECSPSKMAAGESNSRSSCLNLSNSGPLGNAPPSNSAHSSPASNGGVVVAAGGMNRGAGNANPRTGPENGGGGAESAVRSTPSAHNPPRQSVCPSGATSGAASNMTATPSSSSTSSSSSSASSDASAAVASLPSSPASVLVYREPVYNWQATKSTVKERFALAVGSAVFDAMFNGGMATTSTEIELPDVEPAAFLALLKFLYSDEVQIGPETVMTTLYSAKKYAVPALEAHCVEFLKKNLRADNAFMLLTQARLFDEPQLASLCLENIDKNTADALAAEGFTDVDLDTLVAVLERDTLGLREVRLFGAAVRWAEAEAQRQQLQPTPENKRRVLGKALSLIRFPLMTIEEFAAGPAQSGILTDREVVSLFLHFTVNPKPHVEFIDRPRCCLRGKECSITRFSQVESRWGYSGTSDRIRFSVNRRIFVVGFGLYGSIHGPTDYQVNIQIIHTDSNTVLGQNDTGFSCDGTASTFRVMFKEPVEILPSVNYIACATLKGPDSHYGTKGMRKVTHEAPATGTKTCFTFCYAAGNNNGTSVEDGQIPEVIFYT comes from the exons ATGCgctgttgtgtttgtttattcacGCAGAGCCTGGAGTGTTCACCATCCAAGATGGCTGCGGGGGAAAGCAACAGCCGATCCTCATGCCTAAACTTGTCTAATTCGGGGCCTCTTGGCAATGCACCACCGAGCAACAGCGCCCATTCGTCACCCGCCAGCAACGGGGGAGTCGTGGTCGCGGCCGGGGGAATGAACCGGGGCGCGGGGAACGCGAACCCCCGGACAGGCCCGGAGAACGGCGGAGGAGGCGCCGAGTCCGCGGTGAGGAGCACGCCGAGCGCGCACAACCCTCCGCGGCAGTCGGTCTGTCCAAGCGGAGCGACTTCGGGCGCTGCGTCAAACATGACGGCGACTCCATCATCATCTTCAACCTCCTCTTCGTCTTCCTCCGCGTCCTCCGACGCGTCCGCCGCCGTCGCCTCGCTTCCCAGCAGCCCGGCTTCAGTTTTGGTTTATCGAGAGCCGGTCTACAACTGGCAAGCGACAAAAAGTACAGTGAAAGAAAg ATTTGCTCTCGCGGTGGGAAGTGCTGTGTTTGATGCCATGTTCAACGGTGGCATGGCTACAACGTCGACCGAAATTGAGCTGCCAGATGTGGAACCGGCTGCATTTCTAGCCCTTCTCAA ATTTTTATACTCCGATGAAGTGCAAATTGGACCGGAGACCGTTATGACCACGCTTTACTCAGCCAAAAAGTACGCAGTACCTGCGCTCGAAGCCCACTGCGTCGAATTCTTAAAGAAAAACCTACGCGCTGACAATGCGTTCATGTTGCTTACCCAG GCACGGCTTTTTGACGAGCCCCAGCTGGCTAGTCTCTGTTTAGAAAATATCGACAAGAACACCGCTGATGCGCTAGCCGCCGAGGGCTTCACAGATGTCGACCTCG ACACCCTTGTGGCAGTCCTGGAGAGAGACACGCTGGGGCTACGGGAAGTGCGTCTCTTCGGGGCTGCGGTTCGTTGGGCGGAAGCTGAGGCCCAAAGGCAACAGTTACAGCCAACACCAGAGAACAAGCGCAGAGTGTTGGGAAAAGCACTTTCCCTTATTCGGTTCCCGCTTATGACTATTGAAGAGTTTGCGGCAG GTCCGGCTCAGTCTGGAATACTCACAGACCGCGAGGTGGTCAGTCTGTTTCTGCATTTTACCGTCAATCCAAAACCACACGTGGAGTTTATTGACCGGCCTCGCTGCTGCCTCCGGGGGAAAGAGTGCAGTATCACACGTTTCAGTCAGGTGGAGAGTCGCTGGGGCTACAGCGGAACCAGTGACCGCATACG GTTTTCTGTGAACCGCAGAATATTTGTGGTGGGATTTGGGCTCTATGGGTCAATACATGGTCCAACTGACTATCAGGTCAACATCCAG ATAATACATACAGACAGCAATACAGTTCTCGGTCAGAATGATACAGGCTTTAGCTGCGATGGAACGGCCAGTACTTTCCGAGTCATGTTCAAGGAGCCTGTGGAAATTCTTCCCAGTGTCAACTACATTGCCTGCGCCACCCTCAAG GGGCCAGACTCTCATTATGGGACCAAAGGGATGCGTAAAGTCACCCATGAAGCCCCTGCTACTGGTACCAAGACCTGCTTTACATTCTGCTACGCTGCAGGCAATAACAATGGCACTTCTGTAGAGGATGGACAAATCCCAGAGGTCATCTTCTACACATAA
- the LOC113040050 gene encoding SWI/SNF-related matrix-associated actin-dependent regulator of chromatin subfamily E member 1-related-like, protein MGGVKQEQTDAPASKESEHIDTAQEENQSTSQPVKKRGWPKGKKRKKVLPNGPKAPVTGYVRFLNERREHIRALHPDLPFPEITKRLGAEWSCLALHDKQRYLDEAERDKMQYARELREYQKSEAYQITCAKVQDKRIKREELTSVIINANSSGSAGFKNSDLTARFDVPIFTEEFLDQNKAREAELRRLRKANVEFEEQNAVLQKHIADMFSAKERLEAELGQDEVRTQALQRHLQAIKQTLVNSLASVPLPGTGETPSVGTLDSYLSRLSGALESRPHEHRALVLKLQELLAHLDSEKL, encoded by the exons ATGGGTGGTGTAAAGCAAGAGCAAACCGATGCTCCTGCATCCAAAGAGTCTGAACACATAGACACCGCACAAGAGGAG AACCAATCGACTTCACAGCCGGTAAAGAAGCGAGGCTGGCCaaaaggaaagaagagaaagaaggtGTTACCAAATGGCCCCAAGGCTCCGGTTACTGGCTACGTGCGTTTCTTGAATGAGAGACGGGAACACATCCGAGCACTTCACCCGGATCTTCCCTTCCCAGAAATCACCAAGAGACTCGGAGCAGAATGGAGCTGCCTGGCCCTTCATGATAAACAG cGGTACCTAGACGAAGCTGAAAGGGACAAAATGCAGTATGCACGAGAACTCAGGGAGTATCAAAAAAGTGAAGCTTATCAGATCACATGTGCAAAAGTTCAGGATAAGAGAATTAAGAgag agGAGTTGACTTCTGTCATTATCAACGCCAACAGTTCAGGATCTGCAGGTTTTAAG aactccGACTTAACGGCCAGATTCGACGTCCCAATTTTCACAGAAGAATTTTTAGACCAAAACAAAg CGCGAGAAGCTGAGCTGCGGCGACTGCGCAAGGCTAATGTGGAGTTTGAAGAGCAGAACGCGGTTCTCCAGAAGCACATTGCCGACATGTTCAGCGCTAAAGAGCGACTGGAGGCTGAGCTGGGCCAGGATGAGGTTCGCACTCAAGCTCTACAGCGCCACCTACAGGCGATCAAACAGACACTGGTCAACAGCCTGGCCTCTGTGCCTTTGCCAG gcACAGGCGAGACGCCATCAGTTGGAACGCTGGACTCGTACCTGAGTCGCTTGAGTGGTGCTTTAGAGAGCAGGCCTCATGAGCATCGCGCCTTAGTCCTCAAGCTACAAGAGCTCTTAGCTCACCTAGACAG TGAGAAGCTTTGA